The following proteins are co-located in the Microplitis demolitor isolate Queensland-Clemson2020A chromosome 5, iyMicDemo2.1a, whole genome shotgun sequence genome:
- the LOC103579946 gene encoding protein unc-13 homolog 4B isoform X5 — MVVTKTFGGMNTSIRSKNTFRGIPKAELERKTNAILRAMTIEELYTALVYMTQHQIGYDVTNECGRETLLNHLQQAFKVDNEVHSQVIEETQNMEAPVMHLNVEVIEAKELISKDSNGKSDPFCALYLDSAPTRRYNTAVKTSTLTPVWEEHFELPLDDAENDTLCLEVWDFDAAETVPEKMSKVKDVKGVRGLVKLAKEIAVTATTGSHDNEFIGRCKIPLKDIPVTGHTTWYSLEKKNKSKRRGVVKLRLAFSAEHNTQVAAQEHRHLVRILLLHELETEKVEKYCWCGRWSAPAEALILQHSAQRGLLARNVSLAQWVEYSRIHQQHPLHFSVFNKVAVELLRPLENCLFSKDEEKLFWDATRKIIYSCLNSIRKIRRLSPGDKNVMTQMGAILGILSSISSLRVPEDFELFPVKMFGWFPEPDDTKVDVMKALEYSVIQGGAEWFDHILNNNTPDSDSDDDALKYQIKVIQLIRADLQRAMETYDRMFIKKINFPYARTLYIMYEKRISDMCMVIIEDVCLRLKRIEVDSHDEAELTLGTTLFELYLTLQRYAVLSNMFCLDGIDQMKIQSYHEWFRAGVSHWLDISVYKALRRIERAVEFDTLQPVDSSVQYSSSAVDTLTIFYQIKVFWTQLAWPDIEGSYTFIAKIIDDICKCTISYADMMASKAEKVDQQIQNSENNSSVYDNKFEVSNAWCFAINNIDYIRTSIEPLTHDLGLQDIIDSLSENKTQQEADRCRQTLQLLINNTTDTVKNKIIELLEVVASKMQPAMSRYLMEGAELIDTTSNAMDRLLQYLDSNITTLHDSLNEDNFERVLLVIWEIMSETLYKLVHSNLERRRPPSFYSNLNRTLHTLIRFFNLGADETANVQILEKIERLLSLHGLETAELIHRYHLERAQAQKNIEEASLGMLTVRAQFISNSLNVQILNARNLRPMDSNGDLIGKLSTLERKLHSKSKQPTKRLKEMKTRKCDSYVKIRLLPEEKFCDVKLPKTHVQKETLFPLFDETVNISLTPEQRSIENAIVVFEVKDKDFLRTRFMAEAFLQFSDIPDTGHDVGIDSLDQVHLKLSRPVDKTTDVIRALEHRKGDNQAMDFIAKFNAKINSR; from the exons ATGGTCGTAACAAAAACATTTGGAGGGATGAATACAAGTATCCGTAGTAAGAATACCTTTCGAGGTATTCCAAAAGCGGAATTAGAACGTAAAACTAATGCGATTCTTCGTGCAATGACg ATCGAAGAACTTTATACGGCTCTTGTTTATATGACGCAACACCAAATCGGTTATGATGTTACAAATGAGTGTGGACGGGAAACTTTGCTCAACCATCTGCAGCAAGCTTTCAAGGTTGACAACGAGGTACATTCACAAGTTATAGAGGAAACTCAAAACATGGAG gCACCGGTAATGCATCTAAATGTTGAAGTAATAGAAGCTAAAGAGCTTATTTCAAAAGATTCAAACGGCAAAAGTGATCCATTTTGTGCACTTTATCTTGACTCAGCACCAACTCGAAGATACAACACGGCTGTCAAGACATCGACATTGACTCCAGTTTGGGAGGAACATTTTGAATTACCTCTTGATGATGCTGAAAATGATACTCTGTGTCTTGAAGTTTGGGATTTTGACGCAGCGGAAACGGTACCGGAAAAAATGAGCAAAGTAAAAGACGTTAAAGGTGTACGTGGGTTAGTAAAACTAGCTAAAGAAATTGCTGTTACTGCGACGACTGGTAGTCatgataatgaatttattggTCGATGCAAAATACCATTGAAAGACATTCCGGTAACTGGGCACACAACATGGTattcacttgaaaaaaaaaataaatctaaacgACGGGGTGTCGTTAAACTCAGACTGGCATTCAGTGCAGAACATAATACTCAAGTTGCAGCACAAGAGCACCGGCATCTAGTTAGAATTTTACTTCTTCATGAATTGGAAAcagaaaaagttgaaaaatattgttggtGTGGTCGTTGGTCTGCTCCAGCTGAAGCTTTGATTCTTCAGCATAGTGCGCAACGTGGATTGTTAGCAAGAAATGTTTCATTGGCGCAATGGGTTGAATACTCACGTATTCATCAGCAACATCCGCTtcatttttctgtttttaacAAAGTCGCTGTCGAATTACTTAGACCGTTGgaaaattgtttgttttcGAAAGACGAAGAAAAATTGTTCTGGGATGCtacgagaaaaattatttattcatgtttGAACAGCATCAGAAAAATAAGAAGACTTTCTCCTGGTGATAAAAATGTTATGACACAAATGGGCGCTATTTTagg gatCCTATCATCGATTTCTTCACTTCGAGTTCCTGAggattttgaattatttcctGTAAAGATGTTTGGCTGGTTTCCTGAGCCAGATGATACAAAAGTTGACGTGATGAAGGCATTAGAGTATTCAGTAATTCAAGGCGGAGCTGAAtg GTTTGATCATATATTGAATAACAATACTCCAGACAGTGATAGTGACGATGATGCACTGAAGtatcaaataaaagtaatCCAATTAATTAGAGCAGATCTTCAGCGAGCAATGGAAACTTATGACCgtatgtttattaaaaaaatcaatttcccGTACGCACGTACACTTTACATCATGTATGAAAAACGAATAAGTGATATGTGTATGGTAATTATTGAAGACGTCTGTCTTCGATTAAAACGAATTGAAGTTGACAGTCACGATGAAGCGGAACTTACATTAGGTACAACATTATTCGAGCTGTATCTCACTCTACAGCGATACGCTGTTTTAAGTAACATGTTTTGTCTCGACGGAATTGaccaaatgaaaattcaaagctACCACGAATGGTTTAGAGCCGGAGTTTCGCATTGGTTAGATATATCTGTGTACAAAGCATTAAGAAGAATTGAAAGAGCTGTTGAGTTCGATACACTTCAACCAGTTGACTCCAGTGTGCAGTACAGTTCCAGTGCCGTTGATACTTTAACGATATTCTACCAAATAAAAGTCTTCTGGACTCAATTAGCTTGGCCGGATATCGAAGGCTCCTACACCTTTATTGCTAAGATAATAGATGACATTTGTAAGTGCACTATTTCATATGCTGATATGATGGCATCAAAAGCTGAAAAAGTCGATCAACAAATTCAGAACTCAGAAAACAATAGTAGTGTTTAcgacaataaatttgaagtatCAAATGCTTGGTGCTTTGCCATCAATAATATTGACTACATCAGAACTTCAATCGAACCCTTGACTCATGATTTAGGTCTTCAAGACATCATTGATAGTCTAAGTGAAAACAAAACTCAACAGGAAGCTGACCGTTGTCGACAAACTCTGCAACTTCTCATCAACAATACTACggacactgtaaaaaataaaataatcgaattACTTGAAGTTGTAGCAAGTAAAATGCAGCCTGCTATGAGTAGATATCTAATGGAAGGCGCTGAGTTAATAGACACTACGAGCAATGCAATGGATCGTTTGCTACAGTATTTAGATTCAAATATCACGACATTGCATGATAGCCTTAATGAAGACAATTTCGAACGTGTTCTTTTGGTTATCTGGGAAATAATGTCAGAAACTTTGTATAAACTTGTGCATTCAAACTTGGAAAGACGTAGACCTCCGTCATTTTATTCGAATCTTAATCGTACTTTACATACATTAataagatttttcaatttggGTGCTGATGAGACTGCTAATGtacaaattttagaaaaaatagaaCGGCTTCTTAGTCTTCATGGACTTGAAACAGCGGAATTGATTCATCGCTATCATTTGGAACGGGCACaagcacaaaaaaatattgaagaagCTTCACTTGGAATGCTCACCGTTCGCGCCCAATTTATCAGCAATTCGTTGAATGTACAAATTCTAAATGCCCGAAATCTCCGCCCTATGGATAGTAATG gagATTTAATAGGCAAGCTGTCTACTCTTGAGCGCAAACTACATTCAAAGAGTAAACAACCGACTAAAAGACTGAAAGAGATGAAGACAA GAAAATGTGATTCGTACGTAAAAATAAGACTATTGCCGGAGGAAAAATTCTGTGATGTAAAATTACCGAAAACTCATGTGCAGAAAGAAACACTTTTTCCTCTTTTTGATGAGACTGTTAACat TTCTTTGACTCCAGAACAAAGGAGTATTGAGAATGCAATTGTAGTTTTTGAGGTTAAAGATAAAGATTTTCTACGAACTAGATTTATGGCAGAAGCATTTTTGCAGTTTAGTGATATTCCTGATACCGGTCATGATGTTGGAATCGATTCTCTGGATCaagttcatttaaaattatcacgACCAGtagataaaa CAACTGATGTAATTCGTGCCTTAGAACATCGAAAAGGAGATAATCAAGCAATGGATTTTATTGCTAAATTCAATGCTAAGATAAattcaagataa
- the LOC103579946 gene encoding protein unc-13 homolog 4B isoform X4 — MDEEAMWKGFYEKIVKEKESNVEKTEHDLRIQDSDGGFFENLGTLLAEKVRAQELAEGPLPVKSDNNYEEDVISEGGSIEEPTEALLESDSDRDENEQALDIVIGSVGWNIEELYTALVYMTQHQIGYDVTNECGRETLLNHLQQAFKVDNEVHSQVIEETQNMEAPVMHLNVEVIEAKELISKDSNGKSDPFCALYLDSAPTRRYNTAVKTSTLTPVWEEHFELPLDDAENDTLCLEVWDFDAAETVPEKMSKVKDVKGVRGLVKLAKEIAVTATTGSHDNEFIGRCKIPLKDIPVTGHTTWYSLEKKNKSKRRGVVKLRLAFSAEHNTQVAAQEHRHLVRILLLHELETEKVEKYCWCGRWSAPAEALILQHSAQRGLLARNVSLAQWVEYSRIHQQHPLHFSVFNKVAVELLRPLENCLFSKDEEKLFWDATRKIIYSCLNSIRKIRRLSPGDKNVMTQMGAILGILSSISSLRVPEDFELFPVKMFGWFPEPDDTKVDVMKALEYSVIQGGAEWFDHILNNNTPDSDSDDDALKYQIKVIQLIRADLQRAMETYDRMFIKKINFPYARTLYIMYEKRISDMCMVIIEDVCLRLKRIEVDSHDEAELTLGTTLFELYLTLQRYAVLSNMFCLDGIDQMKIQSYHEWFRAGVSHWLDISVYKALRRIERAVEFDTLQPVDSSVQYSSSAVDTLTIFYQIKVFWTQLAWPDIEGSYTFIAKIIDDICKCTISYADMMASKAEKVDQQIQNSENNSSVYDNKFEVSNAWCFAINNIDYIRTSIEPLTHDLGLQDIIDSLSENKTQQEADRCRQTLQLLINNTTDTVKNKIIELLEVVASKMQPAMSRYLMEGAELIDTTSNAMDRLLQYLDSNITTLHDSLNEDNFERVLLVIWEIMSETLYKLVHSNLERRRPPSFYSNLNRTLHTLIRFFNLGADETANVQILEKIERLLSLHGLETAELIHRYHLERAQAQKNIEEASLGMLTVRAQFISNSLNVQILNARNLRPMDSNGDLIGKLSTLERKLHSKSKQPTKRLKEMKTRKCDSYVKIRLLPEEKFCDVKLPKTHVQKETLFPLFDETVNISLTPEQRSIENAIVVFEVKDKDFLRTRFMAEAFLQFSDIPDTGHDVGIDSLDQVHLKLSRPVDKTTDVIRALEHRKGDNQAMDFIAKFNAKINSR; from the exons aattcaaGACTCAGACGGAGGATTTTTTGAGAACTTGGGAACATTATTAGCAGAAAAAGTCCGAGCTCAAGAGCTTGCAGAAGGACCGCTACCAGTTAAATCTGACAATAATTACGAGGAAGATGTGATAAGCGAGGGAGGAAGTATAGAAGAACCAACTGAAGCTCTGCTCGAATCCGACAGTGATAGAGATGAAAATGAACAAGCTTTAGATATTGTCATTGGCTCAGTTGGTTGGAAT ATCGAAGAACTTTATACGGCTCTTGTTTATATGACGCAACACCAAATCGGTTATGATGTTACAAATGAGTGTGGACGGGAAACTTTGCTCAACCATCTGCAGCAAGCTTTCAAGGTTGACAACGAGGTACATTCACAAGTTATAGAGGAAACTCAAAACATGGAG gCACCGGTAATGCATCTAAATGTTGAAGTAATAGAAGCTAAAGAGCTTATTTCAAAAGATTCAAACGGCAAAAGTGATCCATTTTGTGCACTTTATCTTGACTCAGCACCAACTCGAAGATACAACACGGCTGTCAAGACATCGACATTGACTCCAGTTTGGGAGGAACATTTTGAATTACCTCTTGATGATGCTGAAAATGATACTCTGTGTCTTGAAGTTTGGGATTTTGACGCAGCGGAAACGGTACCGGAAAAAATGAGCAAAGTAAAAGACGTTAAAGGTGTACGTGGGTTAGTAAAACTAGCTAAAGAAATTGCTGTTACTGCGACGACTGGTAGTCatgataatgaatttattggTCGATGCAAAATACCATTGAAAGACATTCCGGTAACTGGGCACACAACATGGTattcacttgaaaaaaaaaataaatctaaacgACGGGGTGTCGTTAAACTCAGACTGGCATTCAGTGCAGAACATAATACTCAAGTTGCAGCACAAGAGCACCGGCATCTAGTTAGAATTTTACTTCTTCATGAATTGGAAAcagaaaaagttgaaaaatattgttggtGTGGTCGTTGGTCTGCTCCAGCTGAAGCTTTGATTCTTCAGCATAGTGCGCAACGTGGATTGTTAGCAAGAAATGTTTCATTGGCGCAATGGGTTGAATACTCACGTATTCATCAGCAACATCCGCTtcatttttctgtttttaacAAAGTCGCTGTCGAATTACTTAGACCGTTGgaaaattgtttgttttcGAAAGACGAAGAAAAATTGTTCTGGGATGCtacgagaaaaattatttattcatgtttGAACAGCATCAGAAAAATAAGAAGACTTTCTCCTGGTGATAAAAATGTTATGACACAAATGGGCGCTATTTTagg gatCCTATCATCGATTTCTTCACTTCGAGTTCCTGAggattttgaattatttcctGTAAAGATGTTTGGCTGGTTTCCTGAGCCAGATGATACAAAAGTTGACGTGATGAAGGCATTAGAGTATTCAGTAATTCAAGGCGGAGCTGAAtg GTTTGATCATATATTGAATAACAATACTCCAGACAGTGATAGTGACGATGATGCACTGAAGtatcaaataaaagtaatCCAATTAATTAGAGCAGATCTTCAGCGAGCAATGGAAACTTATGACCgtatgtttattaaaaaaatcaatttcccGTACGCACGTACACTTTACATCATGTATGAAAAACGAATAAGTGATATGTGTATGGTAATTATTGAAGACGTCTGTCTTCGATTAAAACGAATTGAAGTTGACAGTCACGATGAAGCGGAACTTACATTAGGTACAACATTATTCGAGCTGTATCTCACTCTACAGCGATACGCTGTTTTAAGTAACATGTTTTGTCTCGACGGAATTGaccaaatgaaaattcaaagctACCACGAATGGTTTAGAGCCGGAGTTTCGCATTGGTTAGATATATCTGTGTACAAAGCATTAAGAAGAATTGAAAGAGCTGTTGAGTTCGATACACTTCAACCAGTTGACTCCAGTGTGCAGTACAGTTCCAGTGCCGTTGATACTTTAACGATATTCTACCAAATAAAAGTCTTCTGGACTCAATTAGCTTGGCCGGATATCGAAGGCTCCTACACCTTTATTGCTAAGATAATAGATGACATTTGTAAGTGCACTATTTCATATGCTGATATGATGGCATCAAAAGCTGAAAAAGTCGATCAACAAATTCAGAACTCAGAAAACAATAGTAGTGTTTAcgacaataaatttgaagtatCAAATGCTTGGTGCTTTGCCATCAATAATATTGACTACATCAGAACTTCAATCGAACCCTTGACTCATGATTTAGGTCTTCAAGACATCATTGATAGTCTAAGTGAAAACAAAACTCAACAGGAAGCTGACCGTTGTCGACAAACTCTGCAACTTCTCATCAACAATACTACggacactgtaaaaaataaaataatcgaattACTTGAAGTTGTAGCAAGTAAAATGCAGCCTGCTATGAGTAGATATCTAATGGAAGGCGCTGAGTTAATAGACACTACGAGCAATGCAATGGATCGTTTGCTACAGTATTTAGATTCAAATATCACGACATTGCATGATAGCCTTAATGAAGACAATTTCGAACGTGTTCTTTTGGTTATCTGGGAAATAATGTCAGAAACTTTGTATAAACTTGTGCATTCAAACTTGGAAAGACGTAGACCTCCGTCATTTTATTCGAATCTTAATCGTACTTTACATACATTAataagatttttcaatttggGTGCTGATGAGACTGCTAATGtacaaattttagaaaaaatagaaCGGCTTCTTAGTCTTCATGGACTTGAAACAGCGGAATTGATTCATCGCTATCATTTGGAACGGGCACaagcacaaaaaaatattgaagaagCTTCACTTGGAATGCTCACCGTTCGCGCCCAATTTATCAGCAATTCGTTGAATGTACAAATTCTAAATGCCCGAAATCTCCGCCCTATGGATAGTAATG gagATTTAATAGGCAAGCTGTCTACTCTTGAGCGCAAACTACATTCAAAGAGTAAACAACCGACTAAAAGACTGAAAGAGATGAAGACAA GAAAATGTGATTCGTACGTAAAAATAAGACTATTGCCGGAGGAAAAATTCTGTGATGTAAAATTACCGAAAACTCATGTGCAGAAAGAAACACTTTTTCCTCTTTTTGATGAGACTGTTAACat TTCTTTGACTCCAGAACAAAGGAGTATTGAGAATGCAATTGTAGTTTTTGAGGTTAAAGATAAAGATTTTCTACGAACTAGATTTATGGCAGAAGCATTTTTGCAGTTTAGTGATATTCCTGATACCGGTCATGATGTTGGAATCGATTCTCTGGATCaagttcatttaaaattatcacgACCAGtagataaaa CAACTGATGTAATTCGTGCCTTAGAACATCGAAAAGGAGATAATCAAGCAATGGATTTTATTGCTAAATTCAATGCTAAGATAAattcaagataa
- the LOC103579946 gene encoding protein unc-13 homolog 4B isoform X3, translated as MAHFAKCDTKHPYYAIAAFRMTQKPENKPVTVGSIYWKFVAHNFIHKRIQDSDGGFFENLGTLLAEKVRAQELAEGPLPVKSDNNYEEDVISEGGSIEEPTEALLESDSDRDENEQALDIVIGSVGWNIEELYTALVYMTQHQIGYDVTNECGRETLLNHLQQAFKVDNEVHSQVIEETQNMEAPVMHLNVEVIEAKELISKDSNGKSDPFCALYLDSAPTRRYNTAVKTSTLTPVWEEHFELPLDDAENDTLCLEVWDFDAAETVPEKMSKVKDVKGVRGLVKLAKEIAVTATTGSHDNEFIGRCKIPLKDIPVTGHTTWYSLEKKNKSKRRGVVKLRLAFSAEHNTQVAAQEHRHLVRILLLHELETEKVEKYCWCGRWSAPAEALILQHSAQRGLLARNVSLAQWVEYSRIHQQHPLHFSVFNKVAVELLRPLENCLFSKDEEKLFWDATRKIIYSCLNSIRKIRRLSPGDKNVMTQMGAILGILSSISSLRVPEDFELFPVKMFGWFPEPDDTKVDVMKALEYSVIQGGAEWFDHILNNNTPDSDSDDDALKYQIKVIQLIRADLQRAMETYDRMFIKKINFPYARTLYIMYEKRISDMCMVIIEDVCLRLKRIEVDSHDEAELTLGTTLFELYLTLQRYAVLSNMFCLDGIDQMKIQSYHEWFRAGVSHWLDISVYKALRRIERAVEFDTLQPVDSSVQYSSSAVDTLTIFYQIKVFWTQLAWPDIEGSYTFIAKIIDDICKCTISYADMMASKAEKVDQQIQNSENNSSVYDNKFEVSNAWCFAINNIDYIRTSIEPLTHDLGLQDIIDSLSENKTQQEADRCRQTLQLLINNTTDTVKNKIIELLEVVASKMQPAMSRYLMEGAELIDTTSNAMDRLLQYLDSNITTLHDSLNEDNFERVLLVIWEIMSETLYKLVHSNLERRRPPSFYSNLNRTLHTLIRFFNLGADETANVQILEKIERLLSLHGLETAELIHRYHLERAQAQKNIEEASLGMLTVRAQFISNSLNVQILNARNLRPMDSNGDLIGKLSTLERKLHSKSKQPTKRLKEMKTRKCDSYVKIRLLPEEKFCDVKLPKTHVQKETLFPLFDETVNISLTPEQRSIENAIVVFEVKDKDFLRTRFMAEAFLQFSDIPDTGHDVGIDSLDQVHLKLSRPVDKTTDVIRALEHRKGDNQAMDFIAKFNAKINSR; from the exons aattcaaGACTCAGACGGAGGATTTTTTGAGAACTTGGGAACATTATTAGCAGAAAAAGTCCGAGCTCAAGAGCTTGCAGAAGGACCGCTACCAGTTAAATCTGACAATAATTACGAGGAAGATGTGATAAGCGAGGGAGGAAGTATAGAAGAACCAACTGAAGCTCTGCTCGAATCCGACAGTGATAGAGATGAAAATGAACAAGCTTTAGATATTGTCATTGGCTCAGTTGGTTGGAAT ATCGAAGAACTTTATACGGCTCTTGTTTATATGACGCAACACCAAATCGGTTATGATGTTACAAATGAGTGTGGACGGGAAACTTTGCTCAACCATCTGCAGCAAGCTTTCAAGGTTGACAACGAGGTACATTCACAAGTTATAGAGGAAACTCAAAACATGGAG gCACCGGTAATGCATCTAAATGTTGAAGTAATAGAAGCTAAAGAGCTTATTTCAAAAGATTCAAACGGCAAAAGTGATCCATTTTGTGCACTTTATCTTGACTCAGCACCAACTCGAAGATACAACACGGCTGTCAAGACATCGACATTGACTCCAGTTTGGGAGGAACATTTTGAATTACCTCTTGATGATGCTGAAAATGATACTCTGTGTCTTGAAGTTTGGGATTTTGACGCAGCGGAAACGGTACCGGAAAAAATGAGCAAAGTAAAAGACGTTAAAGGTGTACGTGGGTTAGTAAAACTAGCTAAAGAAATTGCTGTTACTGCGACGACTGGTAGTCatgataatgaatttattggTCGATGCAAAATACCATTGAAAGACATTCCGGTAACTGGGCACACAACATGGTattcacttgaaaaaaaaaataaatctaaacgACGGGGTGTCGTTAAACTCAGACTGGCATTCAGTGCAGAACATAATACTCAAGTTGCAGCACAAGAGCACCGGCATCTAGTTAGAATTTTACTTCTTCATGAATTGGAAAcagaaaaagttgaaaaatattgttggtGTGGTCGTTGGTCTGCTCCAGCTGAAGCTTTGATTCTTCAGCATAGTGCGCAACGTGGATTGTTAGCAAGAAATGTTTCATTGGCGCAATGGGTTGAATACTCACGTATTCATCAGCAACATCCGCTtcatttttctgtttttaacAAAGTCGCTGTCGAATTACTTAGACCGTTGgaaaattgtttgttttcGAAAGACGAAGAAAAATTGTTCTGGGATGCtacgagaaaaattatttattcatgtttGAACAGCATCAGAAAAATAAGAAGACTTTCTCCTGGTGATAAAAATGTTATGACACAAATGGGCGCTATTTTagg gatCCTATCATCGATTTCTTCACTTCGAGTTCCTGAggattttgaattatttcctGTAAAGATGTTTGGCTGGTTTCCTGAGCCAGATGATACAAAAGTTGACGTGATGAAGGCATTAGAGTATTCAGTAATTCAAGGCGGAGCTGAAtg GTTTGATCATATATTGAATAACAATACTCCAGACAGTGATAGTGACGATGATGCACTGAAGtatcaaataaaagtaatCCAATTAATTAGAGCAGATCTTCAGCGAGCAATGGAAACTTATGACCgtatgtttattaaaaaaatcaatttcccGTACGCACGTACACTTTACATCATGTATGAAAAACGAATAAGTGATATGTGTATGGTAATTATTGAAGACGTCTGTCTTCGATTAAAACGAATTGAAGTTGACAGTCACGATGAAGCGGAACTTACATTAGGTACAACATTATTCGAGCTGTATCTCACTCTACAGCGATACGCTGTTTTAAGTAACATGTTTTGTCTCGACGGAATTGaccaaatgaaaattcaaagctACCACGAATGGTTTAGAGCCGGAGTTTCGCATTGGTTAGATATATCTGTGTACAAAGCATTAAGAAGAATTGAAAGAGCTGTTGAGTTCGATACACTTCAACCAGTTGACTCCAGTGTGCAGTACAGTTCCAGTGCCGTTGATACTTTAACGATATTCTACCAAATAAAAGTCTTCTGGACTCAATTAGCTTGGCCGGATATCGAAGGCTCCTACACCTTTATTGCTAAGATAATAGATGACATTTGTAAGTGCACTATTTCATATGCTGATATGATGGCATCAAAAGCTGAAAAAGTCGATCAACAAATTCAGAACTCAGAAAACAATAGTAGTGTTTAcgacaataaatttgaagtatCAAATGCTTGGTGCTTTGCCATCAATAATATTGACTACATCAGAACTTCAATCGAACCCTTGACTCATGATTTAGGTCTTCAAGACATCATTGATAGTCTAAGTGAAAACAAAACTCAACAGGAAGCTGACCGTTGTCGACAAACTCTGCAACTTCTCATCAACAATACTACggacactgtaaaaaataaaataatcgaattACTTGAAGTTGTAGCAAGTAAAATGCAGCCTGCTATGAGTAGATATCTAATGGAAGGCGCTGAGTTAATAGACACTACGAGCAATGCAATGGATCGTTTGCTACAGTATTTAGATTCAAATATCACGACATTGCATGATAGCCTTAATGAAGACAATTTCGAACGTGTTCTTTTGGTTATCTGGGAAATAATGTCAGAAACTTTGTATAAACTTGTGCATTCAAACTTGGAAAGACGTAGACCTCCGTCATTTTATTCGAATCTTAATCGTACTTTACATACATTAataagatttttcaatttggGTGCTGATGAGACTGCTAATGtacaaattttagaaaaaatagaaCGGCTTCTTAGTCTTCATGGACTTGAAACAGCGGAATTGATTCATCGCTATCATTTGGAACGGGCACaagcacaaaaaaatattgaagaagCTTCACTTGGAATGCTCACCGTTCGCGCCCAATTTATCAGCAATTCGTTGAATGTACAAATTCTAAATGCCCGAAATCTCCGCCCTATGGATAGTAATG gagATTTAATAGGCAAGCTGTCTACTCTTGAGCGCAAACTACATTCAAAGAGTAAACAACCGACTAAAAGACTGAAAGAGATGAAGACAA GAAAATGTGATTCGTACGTAAAAATAAGACTATTGCCGGAGGAAAAATTCTGTGATGTAAAATTACCGAAAACTCATGTGCAGAAAGAAACACTTTTTCCTCTTTTTGATGAGACTGTTAACat TTCTTTGACTCCAGAACAAAGGAGTATTGAGAATGCAATTGTAGTTTTTGAGGTTAAAGATAAAGATTTTCTACGAACTAGATTTATGGCAGAAGCATTTTTGCAGTTTAGTGATATTCCTGATACCGGTCATGATGTTGGAATCGATTCTCTGGATCaagttcatttaaaattatcacgACCAGtagataaaa CAACTGATGTAATTCGTGCCTTAGAACATCGAAAAGGAGATAATCAAGCAATGGATTTTATTGCTAAATTCAATGCTAAGATAAattcaagataa